In a single window of the Populus alba chromosome 16, ASM523922v2, whole genome shotgun sequence genome:
- the LOC118037276 gene encoding protein FAR1-RELATED SEQUENCE 2 isoform X2, which yields MEIDLELPSSDQEKLESGVNTNECIMDSASELRGIDEAASSCLVEEVVEACGLNAIEGAIDGGDKVEESGVGVDVVGEGGISVPQNGLKFETKEAAYAFYRDYALSVGFGITIKASRRSKKNGKFIDVKIACSRFGSKRESSVSVNPRSCTKTDCKAGMHMKRTEDEKWVIYSFVKEHNHEICKEDYDNATGRRNKQSGAVARPKKGLQLALDEDDVKVMLEYFMCMQAENSNFFYAIDLDHEKRMRNVFWIDAKGRHDYHSFCDVVFFDTFYVSSKYKLPFVPIIGVNNHFQFVLLGCALIGEHSASSFLWLMHTWLKAVGGQAPKVIITDQERFLNEAVVDVFPDTRHYYSLWHVFSKIPENLSAVMNQSEIFMLKFNKCIYQSQTDEQFEKRWWKMVHRFELREDEWVHSLYENRIKWVPTFIRDTSLAGMSTTERSGSVASFFDKYIHREAVFKEFMEQYKAFLEDGYEMEAKAEFETQNKQPALRSLSSFEKQASTLYTDAVFKKFQVEVLGVVSCHLQKESEDEATINFRVDDFEERQNFLVSWNKSTMDICCICRSFEYRGFLCKHAILVLQMSGVSNIPSRYILKRWTKGAKINQAVDKVSKSLHYRVQRFNDLCKKAIKLGKEGSLSKEAYDIAVRTLEEVLENCVGLNNSVKSVLEPNTLDVLGFPGFEEENCDNCLAKSSKKKRTYKKKKVYSEAGGIKIGLQESYQQMDQINSRAHHTDNCYIPQQDTQEELGSRAPNLEGYYGSQEGAPGVGQLNSISPFRDGYYSNQQSLPVLGQLHLIPTHVSHYGAPLSMQGLGQLGFRAPTMQTSFSNLPDLEQPVSSTQFNGIASKHLHDKHLSS from the exons ATGGAGATAGATCTTGAACTGCCTTCGAGTGATCAGGAGAAATTAGAGTCTGGAGTGAACACAAATGAGTGTATCATGGATAGCGCTAGTGAATTGCGCGGTATTGATGAGGCTGCGAGTTCTTGTTTGGTTGAAGAGGTTGTTGAAGCGTGTGGGTTGAATGCAATTGAGGGTGCTATTGATGGCGGGGATAAGGTGGAGGAGAGTGGTGTGGGGGTTGATGTGGTTGGTGAAGGTGGGATCTCTGTGCCTCAGAATGGATTAAAATTTGAAACGAAGGAGGCAGCATATGCGTTCTATAGAGATTATGCGCTCTCTGTGGGATTTGGGATCACTATAAAAGCTAGTCGTCGTTCAAAAAAGAATGGGAAATTTATTGATGTGAAAATTGCTTGTTCTAGATTTGGAAGCAAGCGGGAGTCAAGTGTGTCTGTTAATCCACGATCATGTACAAAGACAGATTGCAAGGCAGGAATGCACATGAAGAGGACAGAAGATGAGAAATGGGTTATATATAGTTTTGTAAAGGAGCATAACCATGAGATTTGTAAGGAAGATTACGATAATGCTACAGGGAGACGAAACAAGCAATCAGGTGCAGTTGCTCGTCCGAAGAAAGGTTTGCAGTTGGCTTTAGATGAGGATGATGTAAAAGTTATGCTCGAGTATTTTATGTGCATGCAGGCTGAGAATTCGAACTTCTTTTATGCAATAGATCTGGACCATGAAAAACGTATGAGAAATGTGTTCTGGATTGATGCAAAAGGCAGACATGATTATCATAGTTTCTGTGATGTTGTCTTCTTTGATACCTTTTATGTTAGCAGCAAATATAAGCTTCCTTTCGTTCCTATTATTGGAGTGAATAATCACTTCCAGTTCGTGTTACTTGGATGTGCATTGATTGGGGAGCACTCTGCATCTAGTTTTCTCTGGCTAATGCACACATGGCTCAAAGCAGTGGGTGGCCAAGCTCCAAAAGTAATTATTACTGATCAAGAAAGATTCCTGAATGAAGCTGTTGTGGATGTATTTCCTGACACACGCCACTACTATAGTTTATGGCATGTATTCAGTAAGATTCCTGAAAACTTGTCTGCTGTTATGAATCAAAGTgaaatttttatgttgaaattcaACAAATGTATATATCAGTCTCAGACAGATGAGCAGTTTGAAAAGAGATGGTGGAAGATGGTTCATAGATTTGAACTAAGGGAGGATGAATGGGTTCACTCATTGTATGAAAATCGTATAAAGTGGGTCCCAACTTTTATACGAGATACATCATTAGCTGGAATGTCCACAACTGAGCGATCTGGAAGCGTTGCCTCTTTTTTTGACAAGTACATTCACAGGGAAGCTGTATTCAAGGAGTTTATGGAGCAATATAAAGCATTTTTGGAGGACGGGTATGAGATGGAAGCCAAAGCTGAAtttgaaacacaaaacaaacagcCTGCATTAAGGTCTCTCTCATCTTTTGAGAAACAAGCATCGACATTATATACAGATGCCGTTTTCAAGAAATTCCAGGTTGAGGTTTTGGGAGTAGTTTCATGTCACCTGCAAAAGGAAAGCGAAGATGAGGCAACTATTAACTTTCGAGTTGATGATTTTGAAGAACGTCAGAATTTTCTTGTATCTTGGAACAAATCAACAATGGATATTTGTTGTATATGTCGTTCTTTTGAATACAGAGGTTTCTTGTGTAAACACGCAATCCTTGTTCTTCAAATGTCTGGTGTTTCCAACATACCATCCCGCTACATATTGAAGCGTTGGACAAAAGGTGCCAAGATTAATCAAGCTGTTGATAAGGTATCAAAAAGTCTTCATTATAGGGTACAACGTTTCAATGATTTATGTAAAAAAGCCATCAAACTGGGCAAAGAGGGTTCTTTATCTAAAGAAGCTTATGATATTGCTGTTCGGACATTAGAGGAAGTCTTAGAAAATTGTGTAGGTCTAAATAACTCTGTTAAGAGTGTCTTAGAGCCTAACACCTTGGATGTTCTTGGTTTTCCTGGCTTTGAAGAAGAGAACTGTGATAACTGTTTGGCCAagtcatcaaagaaaaagagaacttacaagaaaaaaaag GTATACTCTGAGGCTGGTGGAATAAAAATTGGTTTGCAAGAAAGCTACCAGCAGATG GACCAGATTAACTCTAGGGCACACCATACTGATAACTGCTACATTCCTCAACAGGACACGCAAGAG GAATTAGGGTCTAGGGCACCAAATCTTGAAGGCTATTATGGCTCTCAAGAAGGCGCGCCAGGAGTG GGACAGCTGAACTCAATTTCTCCATTCCGTGATGGTTATTATAGCAATCAACAGAGCTTACCGGTTCTG gGACAGTTGCATTTGATACCAACACATGTTAGTCACTATGGAGCCCCACTGAGCATGCAGGGACTG GGTCAATTGGGCTTCAGAGCGCCAACCATGCAAACTTCTTTCAGTAACCTGCCAGATTTG GAACAACCTGTCAGCTCTACGCAATTTAATGGCATCGCATCAAAGCATCTACATGACAAGCACCTCTCCAGTTAA
- the LOC118037276 gene encoding protein FAR1-RELATED SEQUENCE 2 isoform X7, whose protein sequence is MEIDLELPSSDQEKLESGVNTNECIMDSASELRGIDEAASSCLVEEVVEACGLNAIEGAIDGGDKVEESGVGVDVVGEGGISVPQNGLKFETKEAAYAFYRDYALSVGFGITIKASRRSKKNGKFIDVKIACSRFGSKRESSVSVNPRSCTKTDCKAGMHMKRTEDEKWVIYSFVKEHNHEICKEDYDNATGRRNKQSGAVARPKKGLQLALDEDDVKVMLEYFMCMQAENSNFFYAIDLDHEKRMRNVFWIDAKGRHDYHSFCDVVFFDTFYVSSKYKLPFVPIIGVNNHFQFVLLGCALIGEHSASSFLWLMHTWLKAVGGQAPKVIITDQERFLNEAVVDVFPDTRHYYSLWHVFSKIPENLSAVMNQSEIFMLKFNKCIYQSQTDEQFEKRWWKMVHRFELREDEWVHSLYENRIKWVPTFIRDTSLAGMSTTERSGSVASFFDKYIHREAVFKEFMEQYKAFLEDGYEMEAKAEFETQNKQPALRSLSSFEKQASTLYTDAVFKKFQVEVLGVVSCHLQKESEDEATINFRVDDFEERQNFLVSWNKSTMDICCICRSFEYRGFLCKHAILVLQMSGVSNIPSRYILKRWTKGAKINQAVDKVSKSLHYRVQRFNDLCKKAIKLGKEGSLSKEAYDIAVRTLEEVLENCVGLNNSVKSVLEPNTLDVLGFPGFEEENCDNCLAKSSKKKRTYKKKKDQINSRAHHTDNCYIPQQDTQEVGQLNSISPFRDGYYSNQQSLPVLGQLHLIPTHVSHYGAPLSMQGLGQLGFRAPTMQTSFSNLPDLEQPVSSTQFNGIASKHLHDKHLSS, encoded by the exons ATGGAGATAGATCTTGAACTGCCTTCGAGTGATCAGGAGAAATTAGAGTCTGGAGTGAACACAAATGAGTGTATCATGGATAGCGCTAGTGAATTGCGCGGTATTGATGAGGCTGCGAGTTCTTGTTTGGTTGAAGAGGTTGTTGAAGCGTGTGGGTTGAATGCAATTGAGGGTGCTATTGATGGCGGGGATAAGGTGGAGGAGAGTGGTGTGGGGGTTGATGTGGTTGGTGAAGGTGGGATCTCTGTGCCTCAGAATGGATTAAAATTTGAAACGAAGGAGGCAGCATATGCGTTCTATAGAGATTATGCGCTCTCTGTGGGATTTGGGATCACTATAAAAGCTAGTCGTCGTTCAAAAAAGAATGGGAAATTTATTGATGTGAAAATTGCTTGTTCTAGATTTGGAAGCAAGCGGGAGTCAAGTGTGTCTGTTAATCCACGATCATGTACAAAGACAGATTGCAAGGCAGGAATGCACATGAAGAGGACAGAAGATGAGAAATGGGTTATATATAGTTTTGTAAAGGAGCATAACCATGAGATTTGTAAGGAAGATTACGATAATGCTACAGGGAGACGAAACAAGCAATCAGGTGCAGTTGCTCGTCCGAAGAAAGGTTTGCAGTTGGCTTTAGATGAGGATGATGTAAAAGTTATGCTCGAGTATTTTATGTGCATGCAGGCTGAGAATTCGAACTTCTTTTATGCAATAGATCTGGACCATGAAAAACGTATGAGAAATGTGTTCTGGATTGATGCAAAAGGCAGACATGATTATCATAGTTTCTGTGATGTTGTCTTCTTTGATACCTTTTATGTTAGCAGCAAATATAAGCTTCCTTTCGTTCCTATTATTGGAGTGAATAATCACTTCCAGTTCGTGTTACTTGGATGTGCATTGATTGGGGAGCACTCTGCATCTAGTTTTCTCTGGCTAATGCACACATGGCTCAAAGCAGTGGGTGGCCAAGCTCCAAAAGTAATTATTACTGATCAAGAAAGATTCCTGAATGAAGCTGTTGTGGATGTATTTCCTGACACACGCCACTACTATAGTTTATGGCATGTATTCAGTAAGATTCCTGAAAACTTGTCTGCTGTTATGAATCAAAGTgaaatttttatgttgaaattcaACAAATGTATATATCAGTCTCAGACAGATGAGCAGTTTGAAAAGAGATGGTGGAAGATGGTTCATAGATTTGAACTAAGGGAGGATGAATGGGTTCACTCATTGTATGAAAATCGTATAAAGTGGGTCCCAACTTTTATACGAGATACATCATTAGCTGGAATGTCCACAACTGAGCGATCTGGAAGCGTTGCCTCTTTTTTTGACAAGTACATTCACAGGGAAGCTGTATTCAAGGAGTTTATGGAGCAATATAAAGCATTTTTGGAGGACGGGTATGAGATGGAAGCCAAAGCTGAAtttgaaacacaaaacaaacagcCTGCATTAAGGTCTCTCTCATCTTTTGAGAAACAAGCATCGACATTATATACAGATGCCGTTTTCAAGAAATTCCAGGTTGAGGTTTTGGGAGTAGTTTCATGTCACCTGCAAAAGGAAAGCGAAGATGAGGCAACTATTAACTTTCGAGTTGATGATTTTGAAGAACGTCAGAATTTTCTTGTATCTTGGAACAAATCAACAATGGATATTTGTTGTATATGTCGTTCTTTTGAATACAGAGGTTTCTTGTGTAAACACGCAATCCTTGTTCTTCAAATGTCTGGTGTTTCCAACATACCATCCCGCTACATATTGAAGCGTTGGACAAAAGGTGCCAAGATTAATCAAGCTGTTGATAAGGTATCAAAAAGTCTTCATTATAGGGTACAACGTTTCAATGATTTATGTAAAAAAGCCATCAAACTGGGCAAAGAGGGTTCTTTATCTAAAGAAGCTTATGATATTGCTGTTCGGACATTAGAGGAAGTCTTAGAAAATTGTGTAGGTCTAAATAACTCTGTTAAGAGTGTCTTAGAGCCTAACACCTTGGATGTTCTTGGTTTTCCTGGCTTTGAAGAAGAGAACTGTGATAACTGTTTGGCCAagtcatcaaagaaaaagagaacttacaagaaaaaaaag GACCAGATTAACTCTAGGGCACACCATACTGATAACTGCTACATTCCTCAACAGGACACGCAAGAGGTG GGACAGCTGAACTCAATTTCTCCATTCCGTGATGGTTATTATAGCAATCAACAGAGCTTACCGGTTCTG gGACAGTTGCATTTGATACCAACACATGTTAGTCACTATGGAGCCCCACTGAGCATGCAGGGACTG GGTCAATTGGGCTTCAGAGCGCCAACCATGCAAACTTCTTTCAGTAACCTGCCAGATTTG GAACAACCTGTCAGCTCTACGCAATTTAATGGCATCGCATCAAAGCATCTACATGACAAGCACCTCTCCAGTTAA
- the LOC118037276 gene encoding protein FAR1-RELATED SEQUENCE 2 isoform X3 yields MEIDLELPSSDQEKLESGVNTNECIMDSASELRGIDEAASSCLVEEVVEACGLNAIEGAIDGGDKVEESGVGVDVVGEGGISVPQNGLKFETKEAAYAFYRDYALSVGFGITIKASRRSKKNGKFIDVKIACSRFGSKRESSVSVNPRSCTKTDCKAGMHMKRTEDEKWVIYSFVKEHNHEICKEDYDNATGRRNKQSGAVARPKKGLQLALDEDDVKVMLEYFMCMQAENSNFFYAIDLDHEKRMRNVFWIDAKGRHDYHSFCDVVFFDTFYVSSKYKLPFVPIIGVNNHFQFVLLGCALIGEHSASSFLWLMHTWLKAVGGQAPKVIITDQERFLNEAVVDVFPDTRHYYSLWHVFSKIPENLSAVMNQSEIFMLKFNKCIYQSQTDEQFEKRWWKMVHRFELREDEWVHSLYENRIKWVPTFIRDTSLAGMSTTERSGSVASFFDKYIHREAVFKEFMEQYKAFLEDGYEMEAKAEFETQNKQPALRSLSSFEKQASTLYTDAVFKKFQVEVLGVVSCHLQKESEDEATINFRVDDFEERQNFLVSWNKSTMDICCICRSFEYRGFLCKHAILVLQMSGVSNIPSRYILKRWTKGAKINQAVDKVSKSLHYRVQRFNDLCKKAIKLGKEGSLSKEAYDIAVRTLEEVLENCVGLNNSVKSVLEPNTLDVLGFPGFEEENCDNCLAKSSKKKRTYKKKKDQINSRAHHTDNCYIPQQDTQEVELGSRAPNLEGYYGSQEGAPGVGQLNSISPFRDGYYSNQQSLPVLGQLHLIPTHVSHYGAPLSMQGLGQLGFRAPTMQTSFSNLPDLEQPVSSTQFNGIASKHLHDKHLSS; encoded by the exons ATGGAGATAGATCTTGAACTGCCTTCGAGTGATCAGGAGAAATTAGAGTCTGGAGTGAACACAAATGAGTGTATCATGGATAGCGCTAGTGAATTGCGCGGTATTGATGAGGCTGCGAGTTCTTGTTTGGTTGAAGAGGTTGTTGAAGCGTGTGGGTTGAATGCAATTGAGGGTGCTATTGATGGCGGGGATAAGGTGGAGGAGAGTGGTGTGGGGGTTGATGTGGTTGGTGAAGGTGGGATCTCTGTGCCTCAGAATGGATTAAAATTTGAAACGAAGGAGGCAGCATATGCGTTCTATAGAGATTATGCGCTCTCTGTGGGATTTGGGATCACTATAAAAGCTAGTCGTCGTTCAAAAAAGAATGGGAAATTTATTGATGTGAAAATTGCTTGTTCTAGATTTGGAAGCAAGCGGGAGTCAAGTGTGTCTGTTAATCCACGATCATGTACAAAGACAGATTGCAAGGCAGGAATGCACATGAAGAGGACAGAAGATGAGAAATGGGTTATATATAGTTTTGTAAAGGAGCATAACCATGAGATTTGTAAGGAAGATTACGATAATGCTACAGGGAGACGAAACAAGCAATCAGGTGCAGTTGCTCGTCCGAAGAAAGGTTTGCAGTTGGCTTTAGATGAGGATGATGTAAAAGTTATGCTCGAGTATTTTATGTGCATGCAGGCTGAGAATTCGAACTTCTTTTATGCAATAGATCTGGACCATGAAAAACGTATGAGAAATGTGTTCTGGATTGATGCAAAAGGCAGACATGATTATCATAGTTTCTGTGATGTTGTCTTCTTTGATACCTTTTATGTTAGCAGCAAATATAAGCTTCCTTTCGTTCCTATTATTGGAGTGAATAATCACTTCCAGTTCGTGTTACTTGGATGTGCATTGATTGGGGAGCACTCTGCATCTAGTTTTCTCTGGCTAATGCACACATGGCTCAAAGCAGTGGGTGGCCAAGCTCCAAAAGTAATTATTACTGATCAAGAAAGATTCCTGAATGAAGCTGTTGTGGATGTATTTCCTGACACACGCCACTACTATAGTTTATGGCATGTATTCAGTAAGATTCCTGAAAACTTGTCTGCTGTTATGAATCAAAGTgaaatttttatgttgaaattcaACAAATGTATATATCAGTCTCAGACAGATGAGCAGTTTGAAAAGAGATGGTGGAAGATGGTTCATAGATTTGAACTAAGGGAGGATGAATGGGTTCACTCATTGTATGAAAATCGTATAAAGTGGGTCCCAACTTTTATACGAGATACATCATTAGCTGGAATGTCCACAACTGAGCGATCTGGAAGCGTTGCCTCTTTTTTTGACAAGTACATTCACAGGGAAGCTGTATTCAAGGAGTTTATGGAGCAATATAAAGCATTTTTGGAGGACGGGTATGAGATGGAAGCCAAAGCTGAAtttgaaacacaaaacaaacagcCTGCATTAAGGTCTCTCTCATCTTTTGAGAAACAAGCATCGACATTATATACAGATGCCGTTTTCAAGAAATTCCAGGTTGAGGTTTTGGGAGTAGTTTCATGTCACCTGCAAAAGGAAAGCGAAGATGAGGCAACTATTAACTTTCGAGTTGATGATTTTGAAGAACGTCAGAATTTTCTTGTATCTTGGAACAAATCAACAATGGATATTTGTTGTATATGTCGTTCTTTTGAATACAGAGGTTTCTTGTGTAAACACGCAATCCTTGTTCTTCAAATGTCTGGTGTTTCCAACATACCATCCCGCTACATATTGAAGCGTTGGACAAAAGGTGCCAAGATTAATCAAGCTGTTGATAAGGTATCAAAAAGTCTTCATTATAGGGTACAACGTTTCAATGATTTATGTAAAAAAGCCATCAAACTGGGCAAAGAGGGTTCTTTATCTAAAGAAGCTTATGATATTGCTGTTCGGACATTAGAGGAAGTCTTAGAAAATTGTGTAGGTCTAAATAACTCTGTTAAGAGTGTCTTAGAGCCTAACACCTTGGATGTTCTTGGTTTTCCTGGCTTTGAAGAAGAGAACTGTGATAACTGTTTGGCCAagtcatcaaagaaaaagagaacttacaagaaaaaaaag GACCAGATTAACTCTAGGGCACACCATACTGATAACTGCTACATTCCTCAACAGGACACGCAAGAGGTG GAATTAGGGTCTAGGGCACCAAATCTTGAAGGCTATTATGGCTCTCAAGAAGGCGCGCCAGGAGTG GGACAGCTGAACTCAATTTCTCCATTCCGTGATGGTTATTATAGCAATCAACAGAGCTTACCGGTTCTG gGACAGTTGCATTTGATACCAACACATGTTAGTCACTATGGAGCCCCACTGAGCATGCAGGGACTG GGTCAATTGGGCTTCAGAGCGCCAACCATGCAAACTTCTTTCAGTAACCTGCCAGATTTG GAACAACCTGTCAGCTCTACGCAATTTAATGGCATCGCATCAAAGCATCTACATGACAAGCACCTCTCCAGTTAA
- the LOC118037276 gene encoding protein FAR1-RELATED SEQUENCE 2 isoform X6, translating to MEIDLELPSSDQEKLESGVNTNECIMDSASELRGIDEAASSCLVEEVVEACGLNAIEGAIDGGDKVEESGVGVDVVGEGGISVPQNGLKFETKEAAYAFYRDYALSVGFGITIKASRRSKKNGKFIDVKIACSRFGSKRESSVSVNPRSCTKTDCKAGMHMKRTEDEKWVIYSFVKEHNHEICKEDYDNATGRRNKQSGAVARPKKGLQLALDEDDVKVMLEYFMCMQAENSNFFYAIDLDHEKRMRNVFWIDAKGRHDYHSFCDVVFFDTFYVSSKYKLPFVPIIGVNNHFQFVLLGCALIGEHSASSFLWLMHTWLKAVGGQAPKVIITDQERFLNEAVVDVFPDTRHYYSLWHVFSKIPENLSAVMNQSEIFMLKFNKCIYQSQTDEQFEKRWWKMVHRFELREDEWVHSLYENRIKWVPTFIRDTSLAGMSTTERSGSVASFFDKYIHREAVFKEFMEQYKAFLEDGYEMEAKAEFETQNKQPALRSLSSFEKQASTLYTDAVFKKFQVEVLGVVSCHLQKESEDEATINFRVDDFEERQNFLVSWNKSTMDICCICRSFEYRGFLCKHAILVLQMSGVSNIPSRYILKRWTKGAKINQAVDKVSKSLHYRVQRFNDLCKKAIKLGKEGSLSKEAYDIAVRTLEEVLENCVGLNNSVKSVLEPNTLDVLGFPGFEEENCDNCLAKSSKKKRTYKKKKVYSEAGGIKIGLQESYQQMDQINSRAHHTDNCYIPQQDTQEGQLNSISPFRDGYYSNQQSLPVLGQLHLIPTHVSHYGAPLSMQGLGQLGFRAPTMQTSFSNLPDLEQPVSSTQFNGIASKHLHDKHLSS from the exons ATGGAGATAGATCTTGAACTGCCTTCGAGTGATCAGGAGAAATTAGAGTCTGGAGTGAACACAAATGAGTGTATCATGGATAGCGCTAGTGAATTGCGCGGTATTGATGAGGCTGCGAGTTCTTGTTTGGTTGAAGAGGTTGTTGAAGCGTGTGGGTTGAATGCAATTGAGGGTGCTATTGATGGCGGGGATAAGGTGGAGGAGAGTGGTGTGGGGGTTGATGTGGTTGGTGAAGGTGGGATCTCTGTGCCTCAGAATGGATTAAAATTTGAAACGAAGGAGGCAGCATATGCGTTCTATAGAGATTATGCGCTCTCTGTGGGATTTGGGATCACTATAAAAGCTAGTCGTCGTTCAAAAAAGAATGGGAAATTTATTGATGTGAAAATTGCTTGTTCTAGATTTGGAAGCAAGCGGGAGTCAAGTGTGTCTGTTAATCCACGATCATGTACAAAGACAGATTGCAAGGCAGGAATGCACATGAAGAGGACAGAAGATGAGAAATGGGTTATATATAGTTTTGTAAAGGAGCATAACCATGAGATTTGTAAGGAAGATTACGATAATGCTACAGGGAGACGAAACAAGCAATCAGGTGCAGTTGCTCGTCCGAAGAAAGGTTTGCAGTTGGCTTTAGATGAGGATGATGTAAAAGTTATGCTCGAGTATTTTATGTGCATGCAGGCTGAGAATTCGAACTTCTTTTATGCAATAGATCTGGACCATGAAAAACGTATGAGAAATGTGTTCTGGATTGATGCAAAAGGCAGACATGATTATCATAGTTTCTGTGATGTTGTCTTCTTTGATACCTTTTATGTTAGCAGCAAATATAAGCTTCCTTTCGTTCCTATTATTGGAGTGAATAATCACTTCCAGTTCGTGTTACTTGGATGTGCATTGATTGGGGAGCACTCTGCATCTAGTTTTCTCTGGCTAATGCACACATGGCTCAAAGCAGTGGGTGGCCAAGCTCCAAAAGTAATTATTACTGATCAAGAAAGATTCCTGAATGAAGCTGTTGTGGATGTATTTCCTGACACACGCCACTACTATAGTTTATGGCATGTATTCAGTAAGATTCCTGAAAACTTGTCTGCTGTTATGAATCAAAGTgaaatttttatgttgaaattcaACAAATGTATATATCAGTCTCAGACAGATGAGCAGTTTGAAAAGAGATGGTGGAAGATGGTTCATAGATTTGAACTAAGGGAGGATGAATGGGTTCACTCATTGTATGAAAATCGTATAAAGTGGGTCCCAACTTTTATACGAGATACATCATTAGCTGGAATGTCCACAACTGAGCGATCTGGAAGCGTTGCCTCTTTTTTTGACAAGTACATTCACAGGGAAGCTGTATTCAAGGAGTTTATGGAGCAATATAAAGCATTTTTGGAGGACGGGTATGAGATGGAAGCCAAAGCTGAAtttgaaacacaaaacaaacagcCTGCATTAAGGTCTCTCTCATCTTTTGAGAAACAAGCATCGACATTATATACAGATGCCGTTTTCAAGAAATTCCAGGTTGAGGTTTTGGGAGTAGTTTCATGTCACCTGCAAAAGGAAAGCGAAGATGAGGCAACTATTAACTTTCGAGTTGATGATTTTGAAGAACGTCAGAATTTTCTTGTATCTTGGAACAAATCAACAATGGATATTTGTTGTATATGTCGTTCTTTTGAATACAGAGGTTTCTTGTGTAAACACGCAATCCTTGTTCTTCAAATGTCTGGTGTTTCCAACATACCATCCCGCTACATATTGAAGCGTTGGACAAAAGGTGCCAAGATTAATCAAGCTGTTGATAAGGTATCAAAAAGTCTTCATTATAGGGTACAACGTTTCAATGATTTATGTAAAAAAGCCATCAAACTGGGCAAAGAGGGTTCTTTATCTAAAGAAGCTTATGATATTGCTGTTCGGACATTAGAGGAAGTCTTAGAAAATTGTGTAGGTCTAAATAACTCTGTTAAGAGTGTCTTAGAGCCTAACACCTTGGATGTTCTTGGTTTTCCTGGCTTTGAAGAAGAGAACTGTGATAACTGTTTGGCCAagtcatcaaagaaaaagagaacttacaagaaaaaaaag GTATACTCTGAGGCTGGTGGAATAAAAATTGGTTTGCAAGAAAGCTACCAGCAGATG GACCAGATTAACTCTAGGGCACACCATACTGATAACTGCTACATTCCTCAACAGGACACGCAAGAG GGACAGCTGAACTCAATTTCTCCATTCCGTGATGGTTATTATAGCAATCAACAGAGCTTACCGGTTCTG gGACAGTTGCATTTGATACCAACACATGTTAGTCACTATGGAGCCCCACTGAGCATGCAGGGACTG GGTCAATTGGGCTTCAGAGCGCCAACCATGCAAACTTCTTTCAGTAACCTGCCAGATTTG GAACAACCTGTCAGCTCTACGCAATTTAATGGCATCGCATCAAAGCATCTACATGACAAGCACCTCTCCAGTTAA